CCCCCAGGACCTGGCATGGTATCCTTGTGGACATGGACATGGTCGCTGAAGTTGAGCACCTCAGCCTTGGTCTCCGTCTTCCTCCCCCTCTTCTTGTGCCAGCAGAGGAGCGCGGCGAGGCatgccagcagcagcaggccgctGAGTGAGACGAACACCACGATGATGACAATGTGGTGCGGAGGGCTAGGCGGAGGCGGCACAGGCGCCGGCGGAGGATGGATATGTGGCGGGGGCGGTGCGAGCGGGTGAGGCGGTGGTGGCACTTGAGGCCGAGGagttggtggtggcggtgggcgaATAGGCGGGGACGGTGGTGGGGGAGCACGGCGAGGTGGCGGCGGGGCCTGAGTGGGAGGCGGAGGAGCAcggcgcggtggcggtggcggcattgTGGGCGGTGGCGGAGCACGGCGTGGTGGCGGGGGTGGCAGAGCCGGTGGTGGGGGAGCGCgacgaggaggtggtggtggtagggTGGGCGGTGGCGGAGTGCGTCGTGGCGGTGGAGGCTGAGGAGGCGGCGGGGCACgctgtggcggtggtggtgggaacCGCTGTGGCGGCGGTGGGGCTTGTGGCCGTGGTTGCGGCGGTGGTCTTGGAAGGTAAGGGTTTGGAGGGAAGTAGGGGAAGCCCAGTCCTGGAGGGCTAGGGTTGAACGCCATTGCTACTTGATCAGAGGAGAGCTGGGAGCTGGGCGCAGCTGTGCTGCTGTAGGTGGTGATCATGCATCACATATTTATATATCCAATGGCTTTTTGGAGGGAAGAGCGTGAAGGTTAGTGAGCTGTGGTGGTGATCATGTAGCACATATTTATATATCCAATGGCTTTTTGGAGGGAAGAGCGTGAAGGTTTGAGTTGCAAGTGACTTGGCTCCTCTGCTACGGTTTCGGCTGGGTTTGCATCGCTTCTAAACAATGCGTGCCTTGGCACCCAAAGAAGCCCCTGTAGCTGTCTGCCTCCTGTCTATATGAACGAGACACTGACACCTAGTAGCTAGTCTCCATCTGCCTTTTGGACCTCATCATGGTTTACAGCACTGCTAACTAGTTCCCTTGATCCTCAATGAAACAGATGTTCTGTGTTTGGAATTTCCTCGCAGTTGCATTTGGATCACCACACTGATCGACACACGCATAATCGTGTGCTTCAGTTCCCTGCAATGCTTTTGAGTGAAGCACACAGGTGGCCTGGCCTTTGGCTTGAGGAACGAAGAGGACGGCGACAGCCGGCCATGCTTGCTTTCGGCCGGTTGCGCATGGAGACGCGCGGTGCCAAGGGAGATGCTGCCATTTGATCTGAGGATGGCTTGTAAGCAAATGGCACCATGCTTGACTGTGTTGTAAGGTACGGATGCATTCCATCACCGTCTATCATGTCATGCAAGATATGTGCAGCAGCTGCCAAGTCTTTGCAAATCTCGCATGATCATTTCGCACCAATTATTTATATATGTTCATCATCATATACTACTACTAGCAGAAAATGTCCATTCGGTTTTCCTTCTACAGAAAAAAATAATACAGAAGGCTCTGAACAAAACGGCGACATGGTACATGTGTGTGGGTATAGTTATAGCCCAAAGAGACCATTCCGGGGCCCAGTTAGAATTTGGGCCGATTCATTGTAATGGGCCATCCTGATATCCTAGTACCCTGTCCGGTCCAACAGAACTGGAAAAGAAGCCCATCGTGCAAAGGCATCAGACAGCCAACCTCTACTAGTGATCTACTCgatccgtcccaaattataagacgttttgacatttctagattcatagttttTGCTACGCACCTAGATGTATATTATGTCGCgatatacatagtaaaagctatggaTCCAGAaataccaaaacgtcttataatttggaacagagaaaGTACTAAACTGTCAGATTATAGACAATGAGAAGAGAGTGTCctctcaaaaaagaaaagaaaaagagcaaCTCTGAAGTCCTGGATGCAGGGCGTATGCGCCCAAGCCATGGGCACACGATCCGGCATTTTAGTGCTCATATGATAGCATCTATACGATATAATCAAGCTTGCTATGGCTCTCAACAGGTCAAGCGTTAACAAGGCCCCAATGCAAAAGAGGGAGttgttaggttgatctctacCAACTTGACCCAACggtcaattgggcccttgatctgcgccctgatcgggggcgcccaaccctatctATGGTTGGTGGACCCTCGTCCTACAGCGCCATAAAAGGGAGGTGGGTGtcggggcacaaggcacgaggttcacctgagccgccacaAACCCCACCTACATCCTAACCATAAGCCGATCTAGAGAGGAGCGCTACCAGCGACGAGAAGCCACCACCGCCGCGTCTTCATCGCCGCATCTGCGACCGTGCCTCCACTGCGCCTTCGACACCGCCGCCGGACTCCACTGTTGCCCTACATCGACACCATGGCCAGCTCCTCCGCTAAGCCTGCCGATGGCCGGTAACGCCTCCCCActctcatcctctctctctatctctctcagttttagttcatgttctagggtttactatatcctaaatgcaagtttatacccgctagatctactccTAGTGATCTTAagttctatcaatggtatcagacgCCTTACTAGGGTATAGATCTAGATCTTGGGGTAGAATAGAACGAGAAAGTAGAAGGAGGGGATTTGAATTTTCTCTAAAAGatgtgaaccctaaccctagataaGAAGAGATCCGGCGGGCCTACCCGGTCCTCTCGCCGGAGCACACTACCGCCGGCCGTCATTGATGCCGCGCGGGTAGCCGAGCCGCCTCTCGTCGCCGAGATTCCAACgtgcgggcgcgggcgtgggctCAGGGCGTCGACGCAGGGCCGCTTGATGGCGGCGTGCTCTCCCTCCGGGGAGCACGTGTGCCAGCGAAAGGGAGTGCGGcggcgccgccacctcctccGACAGCCATAGGAGGCTGCTACTACGCCGCTCCATTTCGCTGCGGTGCTGATGGGTGAAAGGGGAGGGACAAAATGGACCTAAGGTTTGGGAGACGACGGCAGCGAGCGGTTTTGATCTCATGAAATCAAC
This DNA window, taken from Miscanthus floridulus cultivar M001 chromosome 13, ASM1932011v1, whole genome shotgun sequence, encodes the following:
- the LOC136501331 gene encoding protein TRACHEARY ELEMENT DIFFERENTIATION-RELATED 7A-like: MITTYSSTAAPSSQLSSDQVAMAFNPSPPGLGFPYFPPNPYLPRPPPQPRPQAPPPPQRFPPPPPQRAPPPPQPPPPRRTPPPPTLPPPPPRRAPPPPALPPPPPRRAPPPPTMPPPPPRRAPPPPTQAPPPPRRAPPPPSPPIRPPPPPTPRPQVPPPPHPLAPPPPHIHPPPAPVPPPPSPPHHIVIIVVFVSLSGLLLLACLAALLCWHKKRGRKTETKAEVLNFSDHVHVHKDTMPGPGGANVVRLTVDEDVKFQEAVKKQDAIGESSNTAAAGETTAHHHLPWTWHKKHESREEKTEVINVTKHKHVDEKVIPGPHGEKIEVLSEDEDIRFEEAGENEDEFEKSKARITKS